A portion of the Cryptomeria japonica chromosome 5, Sugi_1.0, whole genome shotgun sequence genome contains these proteins:
- the LOC131039660 gene encoding lipid transfer protein EARLI 1-like, whose amino-acid sequence MRKAIAVLFIVMIMSWTPTSTANCPVNAVKLGACVDLLSGLVHVSAGDPVANQCCPVIQGVAALEAALCLCTTIRAKVLGLNVLLPVALSLVASCGKTVPAGFKCPAQ is encoded by the coding sequence ATGAGAAAAGCCATAGCTGTGCTCTTTATTGTTATGATAATGTCATGGACTCCTACTTCTACAGCTAATTGTCCAGTTAATGCTGTGAAGCTTGGAGCCTGCGTTGATCTGCTGAGTGGGCTTGTTCATGTGAGCGCAGGAGATCCTGTTGCAAACCAGTGCTGCCCTGTCATTCAGGGAGTCGCCGCATTAGAGGCAGCTCTGTGTTTGTGTACAACAATTAGGGCTAAGGTTCTCGGCCTCAATGTACTTCTTCCAGTAGCCCTCAGCCTTGTTGCTTCCTGTGGAAAGACTGTTCCAGCTGGATTCAAATGCCCTGCTCAGTGa
- the LOC131875872 gene encoding 36.4 kDa proline-rich protein-like: protein MKKAGAVLLIVMIQVATTMPLIMAECPLDAVKLGACVDALSGLLHVGAGDPVVNQCCPVIEGVLALEAALCFCSTIRAKLLNLTILLPLAIPLIVACGTTVPPSFNCPAQ from the coding sequence ATGAAAAAGGCTGGTGCAGTATTGCTTATTGTTATGATTCAGGTGGCCACCACCATGCCACTAATAATGGCGGAATGCCCACTTGACGCTGTGAAGCTTGGAGCCTGTGTTGATGCGCTTAGTGGCCTTTTGCACGTGGGCGCTGGAGATCCCGTAGTAAACCAATGCTGTCCTGTGATTGAAGGAGTTTTGGCATTAGAGGCAGCACTGTGTTTCTGCTCAACCATTAGGGCCAAGCTTCTCAACCTTACTATCCTTCTCCCACTGGCAATCCCGCTTATTGTAGCCTGTGGAACGACAGTTCCTCCAAGCTTCAACTGCCCAGCTCAGTAA